In one window of Leptolyngbya sp. CCY15150 DNA:
- a CDS encoding response regulator transcription factor, with protein sequence MRVLLVEDDVGISRFIHQGLNEAGYAVDVAQDGCQGIDYAIAAEYDAIILDILLPKMDGISTLKHLRQQGIQTPVLLLTACNTVQDRVLGLDAGADDYLIKPFDFTELLARLRALLRRPPLQVDVILQVGNLEMDTAQRLVKRGDRSIELSPREFSLLEYLMRNPNQVLSRTQIAQHVWSFDFYGDFKVIDVYIGYLRRKIDRDESDSLIHTIRGVGYRMSAESKPCSPDP encoded by the coding sequence ATGCGCGTGTTGCTTGTCGAAGATGATGTTGGTATTTCTCGATTCATCCACCAGGGATTGAACGAAGCAGGATATGCTGTCGATGTTGCCCAAGATGGTTGTCAAGGCATAGATTATGCGATCGCTGCCGAGTATGACGCAATCATCCTCGATATCCTGTTGCCGAAGATGGATGGAATTAGTACGTTAAAGCATTTACGTCAGCAGGGAATCCAGACACCCGTACTGCTGTTGACAGCTTGCAATACCGTGCAAGACCGAGTGTTGGGTCTCGATGCAGGGGCGGATGATTATCTAATTAAGCCCTTCGATTTTACAGAACTGCTAGCCCGGCTGCGGGCATTATTAAGACGTCCTCCCCTTCAAGTTGATGTGATCTTGCAGGTTGGTAATCTAGAGATGGATACCGCCCAGCGACTTGTGAAACGGGGCGATCGCTCCATTGAACTCAGCCCCCGCGAGTTTTCGTTATTGGAATACCTCATGCGAAACCCTAACCAGGTTCTTAGCCGCACCCAGATTGCCCAGCATGTTTGGAGCTTTGACTTTTACGGTGACTTCAAAGTCATTGATGTGTACATCGGCTATCTGCGTCGAAAAATTGATCGAGATGAGTCGGACTCTCTCATTCACACCATTCGAGGCGTAGGCTATCGCATGAGTGCTGAAAGCAAACCTTGCTCTCCCGATCCGTAG
- a CDS encoding HAMP domain-containing sensor histidine kinase: protein MLISDGFMYVEFRRTLLDQVDSALEVTAIQALKNIDDEVDVLTFDPREDSPVLTSLLDEAGVSVDLLDQNGVINQRLGDSLTFPLQAQLSPGFKTIINADERWRVYILEILPRDNRPAGWLRVAHSLQSVDTTLRDLLKHHLFEIPLILGMVGLGGLFLANRALKPIGQITEMAERVRISGDLTQRIRYQGVTDELERLANMFDTMLDSLQATFEREKRFTADASHELRTPLTAIKGRLHVTLSQQRTAENYAETLQAIEQEVDRLIRLSSDLLLLSQLEQHHLALNLELIDLSDLLAAIAEQVQPLAELHHLKFSTHIASNLYIQGSPDHLIRLFLNLLDNAIKYAANDGQVTLTALSGDRSIQVMVSDTGIGIPPEHVSHLFERFYRVEKSRSRAIGGTGLGLAIAQEIVHRHHGAIAIQSGLGHGTTVTVTLPSQ, encoded by the coding sequence ATGCTGATCTCTGATGGGTTTATGTACGTTGAGTTTCGGCGAACCTTACTTGATCAAGTCGATAGTGCCCTAGAGGTAACTGCCATTCAGGCATTGAAAAATATTGATGATGAAGTGGATGTTCTAACCTTTGATCCCCGAGAAGACTCCCCCGTATTGACATCGTTGCTCGATGAAGCAGGCGTTTCGGTTGACTTGTTAGATCAAAATGGTGTGATTAACCAGCGTTTGGGGGACTCATTAACCTTTCCCTTACAAGCTCAACTGAGTCCTGGATTTAAGACCATTATCAATGCTGATGAACGATGGCGTGTTTACATTCTAGAAATCTTGCCTCGGGATAACCGTCCAGCAGGATGGCTGAGAGTTGCCCATTCATTGCAGTCTGTGGACACCACATTAAGGGATCTGCTAAAGCACCATTTATTTGAAATTCCTTTAATTCTTGGCATGGTTGGGCTGGGCGGCTTATTTTTAGCAAACCGTGCCCTAAAACCCATTGGTCAAATTACCGAAATGGCAGAGCGCGTCAGAATTAGTGGTGATTTGACGCAGCGCATTCGCTATCAGGGGGTTACCGATGAACTAGAACGATTGGCCAATATGTTTGATACCATGCTGGACTCCCTACAAGCCACGTTTGAACGAGAAAAGCGGTTTACGGCGGATGCATCCCACGAGCTACGGACACCGCTCACGGCTATCAAGGGACGGCTGCATGTGACGCTGAGCCAGCAACGTACAGCAGAAAACTATGCAGAAACCCTGCAAGCCATTGAACAAGAAGTCGATCGCCTGATTCGTCTAAGTAGTGATCTTCTTCTGTTGTCGCAGCTTGAGCAGCATCATCTAGCCTTAAACTTAGAGTTGATCGATCTGAGTGATCTATTGGCCGCGATCGCTGAACAGGTTCAGCCCCTTGCCGAGCTGCATCATCTCAAGTTCTCGACCCATATTGCGTCCAACCTTTATATTCAGGGCAGTCCTGATCATTTGATTCGCCTGTTTCTGAATTTGCTTGATAATGCCATAAAGTATGCCGCCAATGATGGCCAAGTCACCCTCACAGCACTATCGGGCGATCGCTCTATCCAAGTGATGGTCAGTGATACCGGGATAGGTATTCCTCCAGAGCATGTATCCCACCTGTTCGAGCGATTCTATCGAGTGGAAAAGTCTCGCTCACGCGCCATCGGAGGCACTGGATTAGGGCTAGCGATCGCTCAAGAAATTGTCCATCGCCACCATGGAGCGATCGCGATTCAAAGCGGGCTGGGTCATGGTACAACCGTTACTGTCACATTACCCAGTCAATAG
- a CDS encoding CoB--CoM heterodisulfide reductase iron-sulfur subunit B family protein, translating to MSLKYAYYPGCVAQGACRELHQSTQALSQALGIELIELKKAACCGSGTFKEESQLLEDTVNARNIALAESLNLPLLTHCSTCQGVMGHVDERLKEAQQQDPAYLNQINGLLKQEGCSPYQGSSRVTHILWALVGDYGVEALQKRVTRALSGLNCAAFYGCYLLRAQKHLPHDDPHAPESMERVFRAVGATPIYYAGRTQCCGWPISSYDTTNSFKMAGSHLQEAIAAGADCIVTPCPLCHLNLDSRQPEVAKVMGRSLDLPILHLPQLVALALGVSPKDLGLDRHVVSTRPVLEKLGLL from the coding sequence ATGTCACTCAAGTATGCCTACTATCCCGGCTGCGTCGCCCAAGGGGCCTGCCGCGAACTCCACCAATCCACCCAGGCCCTCTCCCAAGCCTTGGGCATCGAACTGATTGAACTCAAAAAAGCTGCCTGCTGCGGGTCGGGGACTTTTAAGGAAGAGTCGCAACTGCTGGAAGATACGGTGAATGCCCGCAACATTGCCCTAGCGGAATCGCTCAATCTACCGTTGCTCACCCACTGCAGCACCTGCCAAGGGGTGATGGGCCATGTGGATGAACGGCTGAAGGAGGCGCAGCAACAGGATCCGGCCTACCTCAACCAAATTAACGGTCTGCTGAAACAAGAAGGCTGCTCACCCTACCAAGGCAGTAGCCGCGTCACCCATATCCTTTGGGCTTTGGTGGGAGACTATGGCGTGGAAGCGTTGCAGAAACGGGTGACTCGGGCGCTGTCGGGCCTGAACTGTGCGGCGTTCTACGGTTGCTACCTGCTACGGGCCCAGAAACATCTGCCCCACGACGATCCCCACGCGCCAGAATCCATGGAACGGGTCTTCCGAGCTGTGGGAGCAACGCCTATTTACTATGCAGGACGCACCCAGTGCTGCGGCTGGCCGATTTCCAGCTATGACACGACCAATTCCTTCAAAATGGCGGGGTCGCATCTCCAAGAAGCGATCGCTGCCGGGGCGGACTGTATTGTCACGCCTTGCCCGCTCTGTCATCTCAATCTCGACTCACGACAGCCGGAGGTGGCGAAGGTGATGGGGCGATCGCTTGACCTACCCATTTTGCACCTACCCCAGCTCGTCGCTCTAGCTCTCGGGGTATCACCCAAGGATCTGGGATTAGACCGCCATGTGGTCTCCACTCGCCCCGTTCTGGAAAAACTAGGGCTGCTGTAG
- a CDS encoding GH116 family glycosyl hydrolase, with protein sequence MIPSCSWQRPLGLGWTNPYTVRYASNLDDGPWHGMPLGGFGAGCMGRSPRGDFNLWHIDGGEHVFRSVPACQFGLFEQSGQQTQAYALCTEADAVPSAWTPYPASSKGQPTGHYHALYPRSWFVYEALQARVTCEQFSPILPGNYQDTSYPVAVFHWTLENPTDAPLTLSILVTWQNMVSWFTNGQSTPEVRMRDDGSPVYDYQPRWGDSQGNSNQWQPMDTAGRVGWVMDRVNRPAQPQEGDGQWAIAAQANDCEVFYHSRWNPDGDGAELWDSFARDGSLPNVADPTPAAAGEQIAAAMALRITLAPGERRTLPMAIAWDVPVTEFAQGVTYLRRYTDFFGADGRQAWAIAQTALDHYATWQQQIQDWQQPILDREDLPNWFKMALFNELYDLCSGASLWSAASDRDPVGQFAVAECLDYRWYESLDVRLHASWSLLLLWPDLEKAVMRAFARAIPSADDTPRVIGYYYTIGAESPMAMRKTANATPHDLGAPNEHPWEKTNYTSYQDCNLWKDLASDFVLQVYRDFLFTGSTDLAFLRDCWPSVVSALDYLKGFDHDGDGIPENSGAPDQTFDDWRLKGISAYCGGLWLAALEAAIAIGQVLEEAGEVAPRPADPISQYQTWLAQAKPLYQEALWNGRYYRLDTGSGSDVVMADQLCGQFYARLLGLPDIVPSDCAQSALEMVYEACFMRFHNGQFGAANGLRPDGSPMNPDDTHPLEVWTGINFGLAAFLVQMNLRDEALRMTEAVVKQIYTNGLQFRTPEAITAVGTFRACHYLRALAIWLTYGMLTDFAPVLPNHSSHGD encoded by the coding sequence ATGATTCCAAGCTGTAGCTGGCAGCGGCCCCTTGGGCTGGGCTGGACTAATCCTTACACCGTTCGCTACGCCAGCAATCTCGACGATGGCCCTTGGCATGGGATGCCGTTGGGTGGCTTTGGGGCAGGCTGTATGGGGCGATCGCCTCGGGGAGACTTCAATCTCTGGCATATTGACGGCGGCGAGCATGTGTTTCGCTCGGTGCCAGCCTGTCAGTTCGGCCTGTTTGAACAGTCTGGCCAGCAAACCCAAGCCTACGCCCTTTGTACCGAAGCCGACGCTGTTCCCAGCGCTTGGACACCCTACCCTGCCAGCAGCAAGGGGCAGCCAACGGGACACTACCATGCCCTCTATCCCCGCAGTTGGTTTGTCTATGAGGCATTGCAGGCGCGAGTCACCTGTGAGCAGTTTTCGCCGATTTTACCCGGCAACTATCAAGACACCAGCTATCCGGTGGCGGTGTTTCACTGGACGCTGGAGAATCCCACCGATGCCCCCCTCACCCTCAGCATTTTAGTCACCTGGCAGAATATGGTGAGCTGGTTTACCAATGGGCAGAGTACGCCGGAGGTGCGGATGCGAGACGACGGCAGCCCCGTGTATGACTACCAGCCGCGCTGGGGCGATAGCCAAGGCAATAGCAACCAGTGGCAGCCGATGGATACTGCCGGACGGGTGGGCTGGGTGATGGATCGGGTCAACCGACCGGCGCAGCCCCAAGAGGGTGATGGACAATGGGCGATCGCTGCCCAAGCTAACGACTGCGAGGTGTTCTACCACAGCCGCTGGAATCCCGATGGCGACGGCGCGGAGCTATGGGACAGCTTTGCCCGCGATGGATCCCTGCCCAATGTGGCCGACCCTACCCCCGCCGCTGCTGGAGAACAGATTGCCGCTGCCATGGCCTTACGCATCACCCTTGCGCCGGGAGAGCGTCGTACCCTACCCATGGCGATCGCTTGGGACGTCCCGGTGACCGAATTTGCCCAGGGAGTGACCTATCTGCGGCGCTATACAGACTTTTTTGGCGCAGATGGGCGGCAGGCCTGGGCGATCGCTCAGACGGCGCTGGATCACTATGCCACCTGGCAGCAGCAGATCCAGGACTGGCAACAGCCGATTCTTGACCGAGAGGATCTGCCCAATTGGTTCAAAATGGCGCTGTTTAACGAACTCTACGATCTCTGTAGCGGAGCCAGCCTCTGGAGTGCGGCCAGCGATCGCGATCCGGTGGGGCAGTTTGCCGTCGCGGAATGCTTAGACTATCGCTGGTATGAAAGCTTAGACGTACGCCTCCATGCCTCATGGTCGCTGCTGCTGCTGTGGCCCGACCTAGAAAAAGCCGTGATGCGCGCCTTCGCCCGAGCCATTCCCAGCGCCGACGATACCCCACGGGTGATTGGCTACTACTACACCATTGGCGCAGAAAGTCCCATGGCGATGCGCAAAACCGCCAACGCCACCCCCCACGACCTGGGTGCCCCCAACGAACATCCCTGGGAAAAAACCAACTACACCAGCTACCAAGACTGCAACCTGTGGAAAGATCTGGCTAGCGACTTCGTGCTTCAGGTCTATCGAGATTTTCTATTCACCGGCAGTACCGATCTGGCCTTCCTCAGAGACTGCTGGCCCTCGGTGGTCAGCGCCCTCGACTATCTCAAAGGCTTCGACCACGACGGCGACGGCATTCCCGAAAACTCTGGAGCACCGGATCAAACCTTTGACGACTGGCGGCTCAAGGGCATTAGTGCCTACTGCGGCGGCCTCTGGCTGGCGGCCTTGGAAGCAGCGATCGCCATCGGTCAAGTCTTGGAGGAAGCTGGGGAAGTCGCCCCCCGTCCCGCCGACCCAATCTCGCAGTACCAAACCTGGCTAGCTCAGGCTAAACCCCTGTACCAAGAAGCGCTATGGAATGGTCGCTATTACCGCTTGGACACCGGCAGCGGCTCCGATGTGGTCATGGCGGATCAGCTTTGCGGTCAGTTCTATGCCCGCCTGCTGGGTCTACCCGATATCGTGCCTAGCGACTGCGCCCAGTCTGCCCTTGAAATGGTGTACGAAGCCTGTTTCATGCGCTTCCACAATGGCCAATTCGGCGCGGCCAATGGTCTGCGTCCCGATGGTTCGCCTATGAATCCAGACGACACCCATCCCCTAGAAGTGTGGACAGGCATCAACTTTGGCCTCGCCGCCTTTTTGGTGCAAATGAACCTGCGAGACGAAGCCCTGCGCATGACGGAGGCCGTCGTCAAACAGATCTATACCAACGGGCTGCAGTTCCGCACGCCAGAAGCCATCACCGCCGTGGGCACCTTCCGCGCCTGTCACTACCTGCGGGCCTTAGCCATCTGGCTGACCTACGGCATGTTGACAGACTTTGCGCCGGTGTTGCCTAATCACTCCAGTCATGGGGATTGA
- a CDS encoding aspartyl/asparaginyl beta-hydroxylase domain-containing protein, translating to MSAEHDAIATLIQAVLTEQPYLGQPIACLGPTYVGLRKGGQLQQAYWRYDTDLEQMVEGVVEQAIASLIASNSSKTDTLDHAKTSGIDTIELCLTHNYRWVAIAEFDRVFANIHRGIRGIEVQYQDRVYRYSPTRMIAANLSFQKAFQQVLDQESISDQTFIRKGGLIQAFEARQLLIRLTPQVMVTTLHRGNRIVPLETLSGDVLADMTRCMGQWMVRQVQMDGRMVYKYFPSRGDESAANNLIRQFMATLCLIRYARFTQQDTHWALARHNLNYNLKQFYHAEETLGLVEYDGKVKLGAIALAALAILESGDTEEKGSPSLTIPSLYTDIFSSLCHTIEHLWQPDGSFRTFYKPSDRNDNQNFYPGEALLFWASLYQRTHDADLLERCYTSFHYYRAWHRQHRNPAFIPWHTQAYALLYQETGDRQFLDCIMEMNDWLLPMQQWDGVRYADVQGRFHNPKHPEYGPPHASSTGVYLEGLVDAYHLAVQTQDIHRAQCYQQSIWRGLRSIRQLQFRDEIDLFYISKPSFVHGGIRTTVYDNVIRVDNVQHCLMALLKLMQCPTFSQATTPRLIDDTSEYWNSLRDSVQITVQDKISGRSPSMDTPQETPRTIAEGEARSHLQQFQLLDATVDLRPLLVELDANAHYWLRDTSRQDHVNVQRETNSIYLRSAVKPLPPGATNSNDVHESRCTAMAKHFPKILGWTENFAASIGGELGRVTVVRLAPYGRVYRHIDHGDYYRVRDRYHLVLRSEAGSVLGAGDEWVRMQEGELWWFNNKAAHEAYNESSDWRVHLIFDVLKGDRSFS from the coding sequence GTGAGTGCTGAGCATGATGCGATCGCTACCCTCATACAGGCAGTGCTTACCGAGCAACCTTATTTAGGACAGCCCATTGCTTGCCTAGGGCCAACCTATGTAGGGCTCCGCAAAGGTGGACAGTTGCAACAGGCCTATTGGCGTTATGACACCGACCTAGAGCAGATGGTCGAGGGCGTTGTGGAGCAGGCGATCGCCTCCTTAATCGCCTCCAATTCTTCCAAGACTGATACCCTAGATCACGCCAAAACATCTGGCATTGATACGATTGAACTCTGTCTGACCCATAACTATCGATGGGTAGCGATCGCAGAGTTTGATCGGGTGTTTGCCAATATCCATCGCGGCATTCGCGGCATCGAAGTGCAGTATCAGGATCGCGTCTACCGCTACAGCCCCACTCGCATGATTGCGGCTAACCTCAGCTTCCAGAAAGCATTTCAACAGGTGCTCGATCAGGAGTCTATTTCAGATCAGACCTTCATTCGCAAAGGCGGACTGATTCAGGCATTCGAAGCCCGCCAGCTTCTGATTCGCCTGACACCCCAAGTGATGGTCACAACCCTGCATCGAGGCAACCGCATCGTTCCCCTAGAAACCCTAAGCGGTGATGTCTTGGCAGATATGACCCGCTGCATGGGGCAATGGATGGTGCGACAGGTGCAGATGGATGGTCGCATGGTCTATAAATACTTTCCCAGTCGAGGCGACGAATCTGCAGCCAATAACCTGATCCGTCAATTCATGGCGACGCTGTGTCTGATCCGCTATGCGCGCTTTACCCAACAAGACACGCATTGGGCGCTAGCGCGCCATAATCTCAATTACAACCTCAAGCAGTTTTATCATGCTGAAGAAACGTTGGGACTCGTAGAATATGACGGCAAGGTGAAATTGGGGGCGATCGCTCTGGCTGCCCTAGCCATTTTGGAATCTGGCGACACAGAAGAGAAAGGAAGCCCATCTCTAACCATACCCTCTCTCTATACTGACATCTTCTCATCGCTCTGCCATACGATCGAACATCTTTGGCAACCTGATGGATCATTTCGCACCTTTTATAAACCCAGCGATCGCAACGATAATCAAAACTTTTACCCTGGAGAAGCCCTGCTGTTTTGGGCATCCCTGTATCAGCGTACCCATGACGCCGATTTACTAGAGCGGTGTTACACCAGCTTTCACTACTATCGAGCCTGGCATCGGCAGCACCGCAACCCGGCCTTTATTCCCTGGCACACCCAAGCCTATGCTCTGCTCTATCAAGAAACGGGCGATCGCCAGTTCCTTGACTGCATCATGGAGATGAACGACTGGCTCTTACCCATGCAGCAATGGGATGGGGTGCGCTATGCCGATGTGCAGGGGCGATTCCATAATCCTAAGCATCCTGAGTATGGGCCACCCCATGCGTCATCAACAGGGGTCTACTTAGAAGGTCTAGTAGATGCCTACCATCTCGCGGTTCAAACCCAAGATATTCACCGAGCTCAATGCTATCAACAGTCTATCTGGCGAGGGTTGCGGAGTATTCGTCAACTGCAATTTCGAGATGAAATCGATCTGTTTTATATATCGAAGCCGTCCTTCGTACATGGTGGCATCCGCACAACGGTATACGACAATGTAATTCGGGTCGATAACGTGCAGCACTGCCTGATGGCATTGCTAAAACTGATGCAATGCCCCACCTTTTCCCAAGCTACCACTCCTAGGTTAATCGACGACACATCAGAGTACTGGAATAGTCTTAGAGATTCTGTCCAGATTACCGTTCAGGATAAGATATCGGGCAGATCTCCATCGATGGACACCCCCCAAGAAACCCCAAGAACTATTGCTGAAGGTGAAGCGCGATCGCACTTACAGCAGTTCCAGTTGCTCGATGCCACCGTTGATCTACGCCCACTTCTCGTTGAACTTGATGCCAATGCCCACTACTGGCTCCGCGACACGAGCCGTCAAGACCATGTGAACGTGCAGCGTGAAACCAACTCTATTTATCTACGTAGTGCCGTCAAACCGCTCCCTCCTGGTGCAACCAACAGCAACGACGTCCATGAGAGCCGCTGCACTGCCATGGCCAAGCACTTTCCGAAGATATTAGGATGGACAGAGAATTTTGCCGCATCTATCGGTGGCGAACTAGGGCGAGTGACGGTGGTGCGATTAGCTCCCTATGGTCGAGTCTATCGCCATATTGACCATGGGGACTATTACCGGGTACGCGATCGCTACCATCTTGTTTTAAGGAGCGAGGCAGGAAGTGTCCTTGGTGCGGGAG
- a CDS encoding PIN domain-containing protein, translated as MYLVDTDVMIDIQRGYEPAIAWFASLPELPGIPGFVVMELIQDAQNKQQVRKVLQLVAPLAIVWPTEADCARALSDFTAYHMSYKVGLIDALIAASTVGRNAILCTFNVKHYRAIPGLSIEQPYSR; from the coding sequence ATGTACCTAGTCGATACCGATGTCATGATCGATATTCAGCGAGGTTATGAGCCTGCAATTGCTTGGTTTGCCTCTCTCCCTGAACTGCCAGGTATCCCTGGCTTTGTGGTGATGGAGTTGATACAAGACGCTCAGAATAAGCAACAAGTGCGTAAAGTTCTGCAGCTTGTAGCACCGTTAGCTATTGTTTGGCCTACTGAAGCTGACTGCGCCCGCGCCCTATCTGACTTTACGGCTTATCATATGTCCTATAAGGTTGGTCTGATTGATGCTTTGATTGCAGCTAGTACTGTTGGACGTAACGCAATCCTCTGTACCTTCAATGTGAAGCACTACCGAGCGATCCCAGGATTGAGCATAGAGCAACCCTATAGTCGTTGA